In a genomic window of Prochlorococcus marinus subsp. marinus str. CCMP1375:
- a CDS encoding FkbM family methyltransferase, translating to MKLVREAIIEIKMGIDKFFCGDYIPIPKDLYTKYFNFRSKLKTNKELSIAINDSCIEITQRVSSYNFVTWYYPYQLRYRCLIRYFQGLEWIGKMLARNYKIDKISLNAGDIVIDCGANVGDLMLYLDGLNLNLNYFGFEPGKLEFKALKKNVSNNKFNLIPKVINKALGKNNEIKTFYYCPEEADSSLEKPVNYSSSYEVEVVKLDTFYNETLQGKKIKLLKLEAEGFEPEVLLGGRTLLKNTEYIAADLGPERGLTNECTVAEVTKILQDEGFSMLHFNHTYTAIFKNMLLV from the coding sequence ATGAAATTAGTAAGAGAAGCGATAATAGAAATAAAAATGGGGATCGACAAGTTTTTCTGCGGGGATTATATACCCATACCAAAGGATTTATATACTAAATACTTTAATTTTAGATCTAAATTAAAAACTAATAAAGAATTGTCAATTGCAATTAATGATTCATGCATAGAAATTACGCAACGAGTTAGCAGTTATAATTTTGTTACGTGGTATTACCCTTATCAACTTAGATATAGATGCCTAATTCGTTATTTTCAAGGCCTAGAATGGATTGGTAAAATGCTTGCTAGGAATTATAAAATAGATAAAATCTCTCTTAATGCAGGCGATATAGTTATTGATTGTGGCGCAAATGTAGGGGATCTAATGCTGTACTTAGATGGATTAAATCTAAATCTTAACTATTTTGGATTTGAACCTGGTAAATTAGAATTTAAAGCATTGAAAAAAAATGTATCTAATAATAAATTTAATTTAATACCTAAGGTTATTAATAAAGCTCTAGGCAAAAATAATGAAATCAAGACATTCTATTATTGCCCAGAAGAAGCTGACTCTTCCCTAGAAAAACCTGTGAATTACTCTTCCTCATATGAAGTAGAAGTAGTCAAGCTTGATACATTTTATAATGAGACCTTGCAAGGCAAAAAAATAAAACTACTTAAGCTGGAAGCAGAGGGCTTCGAGCCTGAAGTTTTATTAGGTGGTAGAACCCTACTAAAGAATACTGAATATATAGCAGCAGACCTAGGTCCGGAAAGGGGGCTTACAAATGAATGCACTGTAGCTGAAGTGACAAAGATACTCCAAGATGAAGGATTCTCGATGCTACACTTTAATCATACTTATACAGCTATATTTAAAAATATGTTGTTGGTTTAG
- a CDS encoding transketolase — MLNLDYFLQKTKRFSYLSRIDIVNTIYKAKGGHVGGSLSVIDILSSVYALKEKYDFEFVLSKGHCLLAWLVTLIRIGELDKSILESFYLDNSSFGGHPKKGSSSSITWSTGSLGHGLSITLGKAFASPNKNFICVLGDGETNEGSVWEALMFMSQHKLTNVLVIIDNNKQESLTFTDDILSIENLNDRLKGFGLKALRIDGHDHEQILDNLLSYFTDRDVDNVPKVIIADTIKGKGISFMEKVPKWHHRKLTPEEHTLAIEELTNCKV, encoded by the coding sequence GTGTTGAACCTCGATTACTTTTTACAAAAGACGAAAAGGTTCTCCTATCTAAGTCGTATTGACATAGTAAATACAATTTATAAAGCAAAAGGAGGTCACGTAGGAGGATCTTTAAGTGTCATAGATATACTATCTTCGGTATATGCTTTGAAAGAAAAGTATGACTTTGAATTCGTTCTAAGTAAAGGTCATTGCTTACTAGCTTGGCTAGTTACTCTTATCCGAATAGGAGAACTTGACAAAAGTATTTTGGAATCATTTTATTTAGATAATTCGTCATTTGGTGGTCATCCAAAGAAAGGTAGTTCGTCTTCCATTACTTGGTCTACTGGCTCATTAGGTCATGGTCTCTCAATAACATTAGGGAAAGCATTTGCTTCACCTAATAAGAATTTCATCTGTGTACTGGGAGATGGTGAAACTAATGAAGGTTCAGTTTGGGAAGCATTAATGTTCATGTCTCAGCACAAGTTAACTAATGTACTTGTTATAATAGATAATAATAAGCAGGAGTCTTTAACATTTACTGATGATATATTGTCCATAGAAAATCTAAATGATAGGTTAAAAGGCTTTGGGTTAAAAGCGTTGCGTATAGATGGTCATGATCATGAGCAAATATTAGATAATTTGCTAAGTTATTTCACAGATCGTGATGTGGACAATGTCCCAAAAGTAATAATAGCGGATACCATTAAAGGGAAAGGGATATCATTTATGGAAAAAGTACCTAAATGGCATCACCGTAAACTTACACCTGAAGAGCATACACTTGCTATAGAAGAACTAACTAATTGCAAGGTATAG
- a CDS encoding HAD family hydrolase, giving the protein MRIAIDIDNTLVDYRRIVIETIMNIRPDSRDLVSKMKRKDIVDIKKLIKIKYSDEIWQEVQGHIYSHRGDPITFYPYASQAIKRLAEKGLEIYIVSHRSKYGLKSAEKINILRVSQERIFNWIKDSNCSESIKSVIFCDTYQEKIKTLSFISPSTIVDDLYQVHNDHLQNNAEQKNRTFNILFGNSLPSVHKSNKYMELISCNDWKIILELLIDYYGLR; this is encoded by the coding sequence GTGAGAATAGCCATTGATATAGATAATACTTTGGTAGATTATCGTAGAATAGTCATAGAGACTATAATGAATATAAGACCAGATTCTAGGGATTTGGTAAGTAAGATGAAGCGCAAAGATATTGTTGACATAAAGAAACTAATAAAAATTAAGTATTCAGACGAAATTTGGCAAGAAGTCCAAGGCCATATTTACTCTCACCGGGGAGACCCCATTACATTCTACCCCTATGCATCTCAAGCTATTAAGAGACTTGCCGAGAAAGGCTTAGAGATATATATCGTTAGTCATAGAAGTAAATATGGTCTTAAATCAGCCGAAAAGATAAATATTTTAAGAGTGTCCCAAGAAAGAATTTTTAATTGGATTAAAGATTCAAACTGTTCTGAAAGTATTAAATCAGTTATCTTCTGTGATACTTACCAAGAAAAGATAAAAACTTTATCATTTATATCTCCTAGTACAATAGTTGATGACCTTTACCAAGTTCATAATGATCACTTACAAAACAATGCTGAGCAAAAGAATAGAACATTTAATATATTATTTGGTAACTCGCTACCGAGTGTGCACAAGAGTAATAAGTATATGGAGTTAATATCCTGCAATGACTGGAAAATCATCCTAGAATTACTTATTGATTATTATGGTCTCAGGTAA
- a CDS encoding iron uptake porin, producing MKLFQQLLLAPAALGLLAPLAANAAEINIKDVAEYANSPKQAQAIKTTQFSDVVPGDWAYTALQNLSESYGCVDNAYTQNLKSGQALTRYEAAALVNACLDGGIASAEVTPDAARLANEFGTEMAILKGRVDGLEYKVKELSAGQFSTSTKLNGKVVFATGYVKPEKGSAAAYSDKLTSTYVAQYNLNTSFTGNDRLYTRIKAGNMDSTPWENTTYGTHLAAAHKGGSALSVDKLWYEFPVLDEFKVWFGPKIENYYMLASSPSIYKPVTKQFALGGNAATYGSSTDGGFGVAWTQSVDDRSEPRFAVSTNYVSKGASKSTEGLLTDGADSKWLSKVEYGSPKWQVSMAMAKNECSGSCKNWQEYYTTSSGSTHTGDSTAYALRGYWRPDTDSAIVPDLQVGYDWVNVDDDGATGSVEKASSWMVGMMWADAFIDGNRLGAAFGQPQKATEIVGGGDADGTEDGAFAWELYYDYKVTDGITITPSIFGSTDRYKGHQNMGLTRDDQFGGLVQTTFKF from the coding sequence ATGAAGCTTTTCCAGCAATTGCTGCTGGCTCCAGCTGCATTAGGTCTGTTAGCACCTCTAGCTGCAAATGCAGCTGAGATCAACATCAAAGATGTTGCAGAGTATGCCAACAGCCCTAAGCAAGCTCAAGCCATTAAAACGACTCAATTCTCCGATGTTGTTCCAGGAGATTGGGCTTATACAGCTCTACAAAACTTAAGTGAGAGCTATGGCTGTGTAGACAATGCCTACACTCAAAACCTTAAAAGTGGTCAGGCTCTAACTCGTTATGAGGCTGCTGCACTTGTTAATGCTTGCCTAGATGGCGGCATTGCTTCTGCAGAAGTAACTCCTGATGCTGCTCGTCTTGCTAATGAGTTTGGCACTGAAATGGCCATTCTTAAAGGACGTGTTGATGGACTTGAGTACAAAGTTAAAGAACTTAGTGCTGGTCAATTCTCAACAAGCACAAAGCTTAACGGTAAGGTTGTTTTCGCAACAGGTTACGTAAAGCCTGAGAAAGGATCTGCTGCTGCTTATAGCGATAAGTTAACCAGTACTTATGTAGCTCAATACAACCTAAATACCAGTTTCACTGGTAATGACAGACTATATACTCGCATCAAGGCGGGTAACATGGACAGCACTCCATGGGAAAACACCACATACGGCACACATTTAGCTGCTGCACATAAAGGCGGAAGCGCTCTTTCTGTTGACAAGCTTTGGTACGAATTCCCAGTTCTGGATGAATTCAAGGTTTGGTTTGGTCCAAAGATTGAGAACTACTACATGTTGGCAAGTTCTCCATCTATCTATAAGCCAGTTACCAAGCAGTTTGCACTAGGTGGTAATGCTGCAACTTACGGTTCAAGTACCGATGGTGGTTTTGGTGTTGCTTGGACACAATCTGTGGATGACAGATCAGAGCCTAGATTCGCAGTTTCAACAAACTACGTATCTAAAGGAGCTTCTAAATCCACTGAAGGTCTTCTTACAGATGGCGCTGACTCCAAATGGTTATCCAAGGTTGAGTATGGCTCACCTAAGTGGCAAGTTTCTATGGCTATGGCCAAGAACGAATGTTCAGGATCTTGCAAAAACTGGCAGGAGTACTACACAACATCCTCTGGTTCTACCCACACTGGCGATTCAACAGCTTATGCTCTAAGAGGCTACTGGAGACCTGATACTGACAGTGCTATCGTGCCTGACTTACAAGTTGGATACGACTGGGTAAATGTTGATGATGATGGTGCTACTGGCTCTGTAGAAAAAGCTAGTTCATGGATGGTCGGCATGATGTGGGCAGATGCCTTTATCGATGGCAACCGTTTAGGAGCTGCCTTTGGTCAACCTCAAAAAGCTACCGAAATAGTTGGTGGCGGTGATGCTGACGGAACTGAAGATGGTGCTTTTGCCTGGGAACTTTATTATGACTATAAAGTTACCGATGGAATCACAATTACCCCATCGATCTTTGGTTCTACCGATCGTTATAAAGGACATCAAAACATGGGCCTAACTCGTGACGATCAATTTGGTGGTCTAGTTCAGACAACCTTTAAGTTCTAA
- the glyQ gene encoding glycine--tRNA ligase subunit alpha, producing MNFQDIISSLNSFWSNQGCVLLQPYDTEKGAGTMSPHTILRAIGPEPWSVAYVEPCRRPTDGRYGENPNRAQHYYQYQVIIKPSPDEIQEKYLSSLEALGIKQEQHDIRFVEDNWESPTLGAWGVGWEVWLDGMEVTQFTYFQQCGGLDCRPVSIEITYGLERIAMYLQDVKSIWDLRWNDSYSYGDIWLPYEKSNCKFNFEGSNPERLFKLFDLYEEEAKSLLNKRLSSPALDFVLKCSHTFNLLEARGVISVTERTATIARIRNLARKVAELWLEERKNIGFPLLKNSQTSKNS from the coding sequence TTGAACTTTCAGGACATAATCTCTAGCCTTAATAGTTTCTGGAGCAATCAAGGTTGTGTTTTACTGCAACCATATGACACTGAAAAGGGCGCAGGGACTATGAGTCCTCATACGATTCTGAGGGCGATTGGACCTGAGCCTTGGTCGGTTGCATATGTGGAACCATGTCGAAGACCAACAGATGGTAGGTATGGTGAGAATCCAAATCGAGCTCAACATTATTATCAGTACCAAGTAATTATTAAGCCTTCGCCTGACGAAATTCAAGAGAAATACCTTTCTTCGCTAGAGGCTTTAGGAATTAAACAAGAACAACATGATATACGTTTTGTAGAAGATAATTGGGAATCGCCAACTCTTGGCGCATGGGGTGTTGGATGGGAAGTTTGGCTAGATGGAATGGAGGTCACTCAGTTTACTTATTTTCAACAATGTGGGGGATTAGATTGTCGTCCAGTCTCCATAGAAATTACTTATGGATTAGAAAGAATAGCTATGTATCTTCAAGATGTAAAAAGCATTTGGGATTTAAGATGGAATGATTCATATAGCTATGGTGATATTTGGCTTCCCTATGAGAAATCAAATTGCAAGTTTAATTTTGAAGGTTCAAATCCAGAACGATTATTTAAACTTTTTGATTTGTATGAAGAAGAAGCTAAATCCTTATTAAATAAAAGATTGTCTTCACCCGCTTTAGATTTTGTATTGAAATGTAGCCATACTTTTAACCTACTAGAAGCTCGAGGAGTTATATCGGTAACTGAAAGAACAGCGACAATTGCTCGTATCCGTAATTTGGCAAGAAAAGTTGCAGAGCTATGGCTTGAAGAAAGAAAGAATATAGGTTTTCCTCTTCTTAAAAACTCACAAACGAGCAAAAACTCTTAG
- a CDS encoding extracellular solute-binding protein translates to MKKPGLLISSIVTSSILMGTGLSISANALAREVRVYSGRHYNTDRQVFKKFTELTGIKVRLFEVTGISLIERLKREGKKSKADLILLVDAARISNAAKQGLLKSYRSAKLDKDVPIEYRDSNARWYALTRRVRVMVANPRKVDISKIRTYADLADPSLKGLVCLRKRNSPYNQSLVANQLVLRGERATKNWLDDMLSNVSQPYFPGDIGITRAVAQGKCGVGIVNHYYVARMLAGINGNNDRNLASKVKVITPNPAHVNVSAGGLAKYASNTSEAIELLEFLASPKGSTGLAGPTFEHPLVDFNESKEVKLFGKFNPDKVTINQLGENNAKAIKMMTKAGWQ, encoded by the coding sequence ATGAAAAAACCTGGACTTCTTATTTCATCTATAGTTACAAGTTCAATCCTAATGGGGACTGGGCTTTCAATAAGTGCAAATGCTTTAGCTCGCGAAGTACGAGTTTATTCAGGACGTCATTACAATACTGATCGACAAGTATTTAAGAAATTTACAGAGTTAACAGGAATCAAGGTGAGACTTTTTGAGGTAACAGGTATTTCTTTAATAGAAAGATTAAAAAGAGAAGGGAAAAAGTCAAAAGCAGATTTAATTCTGTTAGTTGATGCAGCAAGAATAAGCAATGCGGCAAAACAAGGACTTCTTAAATCTTATCGATCAGCAAAATTAGATAAAGATGTTCCAATTGAATATAGGGATTCAAATGCAAGATGGTATGCACTAACAAGAAGGGTAAGGGTAATGGTTGCAAACCCTAGAAAAGTTGATATCAGCAAAATTCGTACCTATGCAGATCTGGCAGATCCATCTCTTAAAGGTCTAGTTTGCTTACGTAAACGGAATAGTCCTTACAATCAATCTTTGGTTGCCAACCAATTAGTCCTTCGAGGTGAGCGCGCTACAAAGAATTGGTTAGACGATATGTTGTCTAATGTGTCTCAGCCTTACTTCCCAGGCGATATTGGAATAACAAGGGCTGTCGCTCAAGGTAAGTGTGGAGTGGGAATAGTAAATCATTACTATGTGGCTAGAATGCTAGCAGGTATTAATGGAAACAATGATAGGAACCTCGCTAGTAAAGTTAAAGTAATCACACCCAATCCTGCACATGTAAATGTTAGTGCTGGCGGTCTAGCTAAATACGCAAGTAACACATCTGAAGCAATAGAGCTTTTAGAATTTCTAGCTTCCCCTAAAGGAAGTACTGGTCTTGCAGGACCAACTTTTGAGCATCCCTTAGTAGATTTCAATGAAAGCAAAGAGGTGAAATTATTCGGAAAATTTAATCCAGACAAAGTGACTATTAATCAATTAGGTGAAAACAATGCAAAAGCGATCAAAATGATGACGAAGGCTGGTTGGCAATGA
- a CDS encoding phosphotransferase family protein, whose protein sequence is MVSGNSQTYLSIENGEGVYKKIFEPNRTYSYLHEYFTYKYLEKIPNVVPKIIKANKAKLTLYLEYFANKPSENKEYGEKYLFLIEEIHNYMKKRNIVFTLYAKEPLQNNLILCETIKERINLHALQSNSWDQEYKLAINSLTKIFSEIEPKLCELKIASPMVFNHADSGLHNTVADKEGNLRLIDLEYAGMDSPIKQHIDYLLHPKNVNYSTDSRLWSDYFKEDLIAKNDHCNLNIYNCSFALKWALITLNEFLDIHWERRVYAHPIRVHKRATILKDQLKKARIYLKTARQLLDSVEPRLLFTKDEKVLLSKSY, encoded by the coding sequence ATGGTCTCAGGTAACAGTCAAACGTATCTCTCAATTGAAAATGGTGAAGGCGTTTACAAGAAAATATTTGAACCAAATAGAACCTATTCATATTTACATGAATATTTTACATATAAATATTTAGAAAAGATTCCAAATGTAGTACCGAAAATCATAAAAGCTAATAAAGCAAAGCTTACTTTATATTTAGAATATTTTGCTAACAAGCCTTCTGAAAACAAAGAGTATGGAGAAAAGTATCTTTTTTTAATAGAGGAGATTCACAATTATATGAAAAAAAGGAATATTGTTTTTACTCTATACGCTAAAGAGCCTTTGCAAAACAATCTAATATTATGTGAAACGATAAAAGAAAGAATAAATCTGCACGCTCTTCAATCGAATAGTTGGGATCAAGAGTATAAATTAGCAATAAATAGCCTTACTAAGATATTCTCTGAAATTGAACCAAAGCTATGTGAATTAAAGATAGCTTCTCCAATGGTCTTCAATCATGCTGACTCTGGTTTACATAATACTGTTGCAGATAAAGAAGGAAATCTAAGGTTAATTGATTTAGAATATGCAGGAATGGACTCTCCAATTAAGCAGCACATAGATTATTTATTGCATCCTAAAAATGTTAATTACAGTACAGATTCAAGACTATGGAGTGATTACTTTAAAGAAGACTTAATCGCAAAAAATGACCATTGTAATTTAAACATATATAATTGCTCTTTTGCTCTTAAGTGGGCATTAATAACCTTAAATGAATTTCTAGATATACATTGGGAAAGAAGAGTATACGCTCATCCTATTAGAGTCCATAAACGTGCTACAATACTTAAAGACCAGCTAAAAAAAGCAAGGATCTATTTAAAAACTGCTCGCCAACTTCTAGACAGTGTTGAACCTCGATTACTTTTTACAAAAGACGAAAAGGTTCTCCTATCTAAGTCGTATTGA
- a CDS encoding Z1 domain-containing protein — protein sequence MITPDEIISELDQKKLNNRYTSRIKALNLKGLNTEIIENGVKEAVDVITKKNGKSFVVYGEPQSGKTEFMIALTCKLLDQGFKTIFIVVNDNTELEVQNFDRFMNASQLNPAPLRDSQLHDCLPAQLKQDIKRVIFCRKNSKRLDKLIINSRNFKDRIIIDDEADFATPDTNINKANKEATKINNLLEKLLQADKGGIYIGVTATPGRLDLNNTFLNRSDHWVFLDSHESYKGRAFFFQDDLNNNQRYILNTLPPVYDDPRFLRKAAIRFILRTSYLNYKQADLTAYSMLIHTAGRIRDHEDDKKVIDNLLYKLSNKDEKRINEMIELAKEIFPDFPDEDIKDIISFALNYIGKNQVLIINSGNDSGNVMRACQPQALFTFAIGGNIVSRGLTFSNLLSFFFSRGVKGKMQQNTYIQRARMFGSRPYAKYFELCVPAEIFEQWADVFQDHELSLRFAKCGDLAHVQGEGNRAADSRSIDKSNVQVELRERPIGEIFSLTKSLEDFLVNEFNSELKLSSTDIIRQLKSKQVIKDIHFPNTVLSYIDELSISGRKDQIILLSDGGSSIYSGKNISQWNDDLLFRERGGLIQAFINKRKDFLGKKHYIFPVKSIDGTRCRFLYRAELGHTILKNFKNKKKLY from the coding sequence ATGATTACACCAGATGAAATAATCTCTGAATTAGATCAGAAAAAATTAAATAATCGATATACAAGTCGAATCAAAGCATTAAATTTAAAGGGGTTAAATACAGAAATAATTGAAAATGGCGTTAAAGAAGCAGTAGATGTAATAACTAAAAAAAATGGTAAATCCTTTGTCGTTTATGGGGAACCTCAATCTGGCAAAACGGAATTCATGATTGCGTTAACTTGTAAATTATTAGATCAGGGATTTAAAACTATATTTATTGTTGTAAATGACAACACTGAGTTAGAGGTGCAAAACTTTGATCGTTTTATGAATGCTAGTCAATTAAATCCTGCGCCTCTAAGGGATTCTCAGTTACATGATTGCCTACCTGCGCAACTAAAACAGGATATAAAACGTGTTATTTTCTGTCGAAAGAATTCTAAAAGATTGGATAAATTGATTATCAATTCCAGAAATTTTAAAGATAGAATAATTATTGATGATGAAGCGGATTTTGCTACACCAGATACAAATATAAACAAAGCGAATAAAGAAGCGACAAAAATAAATAATTTATTAGAAAAATTGCTTCAAGCAGATAAGGGAGGAATATATATTGGTGTTACTGCAACGCCTGGAAGATTAGACCTTAACAATACATTTTTAAATAGATCTGATCATTGGGTATTTTTAGACAGTCATGAATCATATAAAGGAAGGGCGTTCTTTTTTCAAGATGATTTAAATAATAATCAAAGATATATTTTAAATACATTGCCACCTGTTTATGATGATCCAAGATTTTTAAGAAAGGCGGCAATTAGATTCATTCTTAGAACATCATATCTCAATTATAAGCAGGCAGATTTAACAGCATATTCAATGTTAATTCATACAGCAGGTAGAATTAGGGACCATGAGGATGATAAAAAAGTCATAGATAATCTGCTTTATAAATTATCAAATAAGGACGAGAAGAGAATTAATGAGATGATAGAATTAGCAAAGGAAATATTCCCTGATTTTCCTGATGAGGATATAAAAGATATCATATCCTTCGCATTAAATTATATTGGTAAAAATCAGGTTCTAATTATTAATAGTGGTAATGATAGCGGTAATGTCATGAGAGCATGCCAACCTCAGGCGTTATTCACATTTGCAATAGGTGGCAACATTGTTTCTAGAGGACTTACTTTTAGCAATCTTTTATCATTTTTCTTCTCAAGAGGCGTTAAAGGAAAAATGCAGCAAAACACTTATATCCAAAGAGCGAGGATGTTCGGTTCAAGACCTTATGCTAAATATTTTGAATTATGTGTCCCCGCGGAAATCTTTGAACAGTGGGCAGATGTATTTCAAGATCACGAATTGTCATTACGATTCGCAAAATGTGGCGACCTTGCTCATGTGCAGGGGGAAGGAAATCGAGCAGCAGACTCAAGATCAATAGATAAATCGAATGTACAAGTAGAACTCCGAGAAAGACCAATAGGAGAAATTTTCTCCTTGACTAAGTCTTTAGAGGATTTTCTTGTAAACGAATTTAATTCTGAGTTAAAACTTTCGTCGACTGATATTATTCGGCAATTAAAATCTAAACAGGTTATAAAAGATATTCACTTCCCAAATACGGTTCTAAGTTATATCGATGAATTGTCAATATCTGGGAGAAAGGATCAAATTATCCTTCTCTCTGATGGAGGATCATCTATATATAGTGGTAAAAATATTAGTCAGTGGAATGATGACCTGCTTTTTAGAGAAAGAGGAGGATTGATTCAGGCATTTATTAATAAGAGAAAGGACTTTTTAGGTAAAAAGCATTATATATTTCCTGTTAAAAGTATAGATGGAACAAGGTGTAGATTCTTGTATAGAGCAGAATTAGGACATACTATTCTGAAAAACTTTAAGAATAAAAAGAAACTTTATTGA
- a CDS encoding Fe2+-dependent dioxygenase, whose protein sequence is MDYLTHKLLDPTRAKSCIQSIQRDQSLWKDGKSTAGLYASKVKNNLQLDKKSKVSIDNSNLIIKAIISDLLVKSFTIPRKVHGVMFSKSSKGNSYGMHLDNAYMSTGRSDLSFTLFLSDPGEYEGGELAIETIQETRKIKLPQGHIIIYPSTTLHSVEEVTSGTRIVCVGWIQSYIPNNEDRKILFSLDAGAKGLLAAHGQSHELDLVFQSYNNLLRRLGG, encoded by the coding sequence ATGGATTATTTAACACACAAGCTTTTAGATCCAACTAGGGCGAAGAGTTGCATACAAAGCATTCAAAGAGATCAATCCTTATGGAAAGATGGCAAATCAACTGCTGGATTATATGCTTCTAAAGTTAAAAATAATTTGCAGTTAGATAAAAAATCAAAGGTTTCTATAGACAATAGTAATTTAATAATAAAGGCTATTATTTCAGACCTTCTTGTAAAAAGCTTTACTATTCCAAGAAAGGTCCATGGCGTTATGTTTTCCAAGTCTTCTAAGGGGAATAGTTATGGAATGCATCTAGATAATGCTTATATGAGCACAGGCAGAAGTGACTTATCTTTTACTTTATTCCTTAGTGATCCAGGCGAGTATGAGGGAGGAGAGCTAGCAATAGAGACAATACAAGAGACGAGAAAAATTAAGTTGCCTCAAGGTCATATTATTATTTATCCAAGTACAACTCTTCATAGCGTTGAAGAGGTGACTTCTGGGACAAGGATTGTTTGTGTAGGCTGGATTCAAAGCTATATTCCTAACAATGAAGATAGAAAAATATTGTTCAGCTTAGACGCTGGAGCTAAAGGTTTGCTGGCTGCTCATGGACAATCTCACGAGCTTGACCTTGTCTTTCAATCTTATAACAACCTATTGCGGAGACTTGGAGGATAA
- a CDS encoding metallophosphoesterase family protein: MQSCNIKKTTRVPKGSTVVIGHAYGNQSSSNHYISKKLESFLDKNIDNINQIILTGDVFSIPTKRKWAKLYQNYNIKADLIISPGNHDVGFNNKYLRDIFYNASILNRKIPYRINSSGFDLIVEDSTISNWIINKSTIDLINSSSKNNSTILLRHHIPIQELVILANSMEGYKGDLPTATQLSKSIKVPITIISGDGGAFFNQPRLMCKKYNNITFIVNGIGNFDNDKIIILYKNRIYKYNLK, from the coding sequence ATGCAATCATGTAATATAAAAAAGACAACGAGAGTTCCAAAAGGTTCAACAGTTGTAATCGGTCATGCTTATGGCAATCAATCTTCAAGCAATCATTATATAAGCAAGAAGCTAGAATCATTCCTAGATAAGAATATTGATAATATAAATCAAATAATCCTAACTGGAGATGTATTTTCTATCCCCACTAAAAGAAAATGGGCAAAGCTTTATCAAAATTATAATATTAAGGCAGATTTAATTATTTCTCCAGGCAATCATGATGTTGGTTTTAACAATAAATATCTCAGAGATATTTTCTATAATGCAAGCATACTAAATAGAAAAATACCTTATAGAATTAATTCTTCAGGGTTCGATTTAATCGTTGAAGATAGTACAATCAGCAATTGGATTATTAATAAAAGCACCATAGATTTAATTAATAGCAGTTCGAAAAATAATTCGACTATATTATTAAGACACCATATACCTATACAGGAACTTGTTATACTTGCAAATAGTATGGAAGGATATAAAGGCGACCTGCCTACAGCAACTCAACTATCTAAATCTATAAAAGTACCAATTACTATAATATCTGGAGATGGCGGTGCCTTTTTCAATCAACCACGTCTTATGTGTAAGAAATATAATAATATAACTTTTATTGTTAATGGAATTGGCAATTTCGATAATGATAAGATAATTATACTTTATAAAAATAGAATATATAAGTATAATCTTAAGTAA